In a genomic window of uncultured Flavobacterium sp.:
- a CDS encoding S-adenosyl-l-methionine hydroxide adenosyltransferase family protein has product MKLRLLLFLCAITFNGFSQNNVLVFQSDFGLKDGAVSAMKGVAMGVSTDLKIFDVTHEIPAFNIWEAAYRLSQTAQYYPAGTVFVSVCDPGVGTSRHSVVLLTKSGHYFVTPDNGTLTLIAEQLGIQEVREIDEVKNRRQNSNESYTFHGRDVYAFTGARLASKTITFEEVGPKLPNEVVKIEYQKPVFEKGIIKGGIPILDIQYGNVWTNIDKKTFANLDLKAGDIVKIQIFKGTKKVYDGKLKLVHTFGEVQVGTDVCYFNSLLNFSLAVNQGSFSEKYKIYSGADWSILLSK; this is encoded by the coding sequence ATTACATTTAATGGCTTTTCGCAAAATAACGTATTGGTTTTTCAATCAGATTTTGGTTTGAAAGATGGGGCAGTATCTGCTATGAAAGGGGTTGCGATGGGAGTTTCAACCGATTTGAAAATATTTGATGTAACACATGAAATCCCGGCATTTAATATTTGGGAAGCAGCATATCGTTTGTCTCAAACGGCACAATATTATCCTGCAGGAACTGTTTTTGTTTCTGTTTGTGATCCGGGAGTTGGTACTTCAAGACATTCAGTTGTTTTATTGACTAAATCAGGACATTATTTTGTAACTCCGGACAACGGAACTTTAACTTTAATTGCTGAACAATTAGGAATTCAGGAAGTTCGCGAAATCGACGAAGTAAAAAACCGTCGTCAGAATTCAAATGAATCTTATACGTTTCATGGTCGCGATGTTTATGCTTTTACCGGAGCACGTTTAGCATCAAAAACAATTACGTTTGAAGAAGTTGGACCAAAATTGCCAAACGAAGTAGTAAAAATCGAATACCAAAAACCGGTTTTCGAAAAAGGAATTATCAAAGGCGGAATTCCAATTCTAGACATTCAATACGGAAACGTTTGGACAAATATTGATAAAAAGACTTTTGCTAATTTAGATTTGAAAGCTGGAGATATCGTTAAAATCCAGATTTTCAAAGGAACTAAAAAGGTTTATGATGGAAAATTAAAATTGGTTCACACTTTTGGAGAAGTTCAGGTTGGTACAGATGTTTGTTACTTTAACAGCCTTTTGAATTTTTCATTAGCAGTAAACCAAGGAAGTTTCTCTGAAAAATACAAAATCTACAGCGGAGCCGATTGGAGTATTTTGCTAAGCAAATAA